The Gloeobacter morelensis MG652769 genome contains the following window.
ACAAACTTGGTGTTGAACTGGCCATCGAAATCAGGACCAGCAATAACCTGCACCTCGCGCACGGCGATTTTTTGGGGCTTGATCCACAGGAAGTAGCGATCGGAGGTGTAATCGTGGGAGCGGTCCTCGACTTTGTAGTTGAGGATGAGGTCGGCGTCCCGCGCGCAGCCCACCAGGCAGAAGCCTGACTGCGCCTGTACCGGTGACACGCCTGCCGCCAGGACCAAACTTGCCGCCATCAACCAGCGGAGCGAACACTTCAGCACGGGATGCTTCTCCTTACTTTGTCCGAGGGCTATTTTAGCGCCTGCGGCTCACTCGGCTTTTTCGAGTTGCCGGTAGCGGGCTTTGAGCGCTTCTTCGCCGCTGAGGGCAATGGTCTCCAGGTTGGCGATGCGTTCTTCAAGTTGCCGCAGGCGCAAAACGGCAGGCAGCGATATCTCGGCACCGCCGACGATCGGCTGCGACTTCCAGACAAAGGCGGTTGCCACCGCCGCACCCACCGCCACAGCCAGGGGCAGCAACAGGGCCGGGCCGTCCCCGGCGATGGAGACAAGCGGAATGCAAATAGCCAGCATGCCGGTGGCGCAGCCCCAGATGGTGCTGGTGGCCTTCACACGCACATCTTTCTCCAAGGCCGCGAACTCGCGAAATTTGTCTTTCATAGGGTGCCAACCGCAACGCCGATTCTATCAGTATAGGAGGCCGTCCTATCGACCACCGCCAGGGTCCGCATCCGATTGCGATTAAGATAAAGATCTTTGATCTGCGCAATGTGACGATGGGAAATGGAGCACTGGAAGCGGAGCTTGTGCGACTGGCGGCAAGGCGGATGGGCCTGCCGACGGTCGGTATTGTCGGGGGCGGCCAGCTTGGCCGGATGATGGCCCTGGCGGGCCACGCCCTGGGATTACGGCTGGTGGTGCTCGACCCCGACCCGGCCGGCCCCGCCTCCCAGGTGGTGCCCGTCTCACTGGAGGGAGCGCTCGACGACATCGAGAGCCTGCGCTCCCTGGCCAGGATCACCGACATTGTCACGTTCGAAAACGAGTGGGTGGAGCCGCGGCTGGTCGCCCAACTGGAGGCGGAAGGCCACCGGGTCTGGCCCACCAGCCGGACCCTCGCGCGCGTCCAGGACAAGTTGCACCAGCGCACCCATCTGGCCGCGGCCGGACTGCCGGTGCCGCGCTTCGCCGCTGCCCAGGATCTGGCGGCGGTGCAGGCGTGGGGGGGCGGCTGGCCGCTGGTGCTCAAGACCCGTCTGCAGGGCTACGACGGGCACGGGGTACGCATCGTCGAGGACCCCGCGCACCTGAAGAATGCCTGGGAGGCCCTGGCGGGACAACCGCTCATGGTCGAAGCGTTCGTGCCTTTTGAACGGGAACTGGCGGTGATGGTGGCGCGTTCTCCTGCCGGCGAGGTGCGCTCCTATCCGGTGGTCGAGACGCGCCAGCGCCAGCACGTCTGCCACACCGTGATCGCCCCGGCTCCAGTGGACGAAGCGATCCGCAAGCGCGCCGGAGCGGTCGCCCGCGCCGCCGTCGAGGCGGTCGAGGGCGTGGGCATCTTCGGTGTCGAACTGTTTGTGGACGCCCGCGGTGCGGTGAGTGTCAATGAACTGGCCCCCCGCCCCCACAACTCCGGCCATTACACCCTCGACGCCTGCACCACCAGCCAGTTCGAGCAGCACCTGCGCGCCGTGCTCGGTTGGCCGCTGGCGGACCCGGCTATGCACAGCCCGGCGGCGGTGATGGTGAATATTCTGGCCGAAATCGACGCGCCCGAGGCCGAACCCGACCTGGCGGCGGCCCTCGCCTTTGCAGGGGTCAAAGTGCACTGGTACGGCAAGCGCGGCGCCCGGCCCGGCCGCAAGCTGGGCCACATCACCGCCGTCGCCCACGACCCGGCGGTGGCCTACGAGCGCGCCATCGCCGCCCGCGAGGCGCTGGGGATATGAGGTGTCAGGGACCGGGGGCGATGTATGGCCGCTAATCCGCGGGTGGGGATCATCATGGGCAGCGATTCGGACCTGCCCACGATGAAGGCGGCGGCCGAGGTCTGCGCCGAATTCGAGGTGCCCTATTCGGTGGCGATTGTCTCGGCCCACCGCACGCCGGGGCGCATGTTCGAATTTGCGGCGAGCGCCCATTCCCGGGGCTTGAAGGTGATTGTGGCCGGGGCGGGGGGGGCGGCCCACCTGCCGGGGATGGTGGCGGCCCTCACCCCTCTACCGGTCATTGGTGTGCCGGTGCCGGTCACTGCCCTGGGGGGCGTCGATGCACTCTACTCGATCGTCCAGATGCCCGCGGGCATTCCGGTGGCCACCGTGGCGATCGGCAACGCCCGCAACGCCGGTCTGCTCGCCGTGCAGATCCTGGCGACGGCGGACCCGGTGTTGCAACAAAAAATGATTGCCTACCGCGAGCGGCTGCGCGCCGCGGTCGAAAAAAAACAGGCCCGCCTCGAAGAACTGGGTTGGCGGGACTACGAGCCTTGAAATCGGCCCGGCGGACCGTGACGACTCCGTTTTGGGTGTGTAAATCTAGAAAAGTTTTGGGTGGTAGCCGTGAGCGACGAGAACTGGATGGAGCGCTGCCTCACCCTTGCTGAGCAGGCCTGGGGCCGCACGACGCCCAATCCGCTGGTGGGAGCGGTGGTAGTCCAAGATGGGCAGGCCGTGGGCGAGGGCTTTCACCCGAAGGCGGGTGCACCCCACGCGGAGGTCTTCGCCCTGCGCGCCGCCGGGGATCTGGCCTACGGCGCCACGCTCTACGTCAATTTGGAGCCTTGCAACCACCACGGCCGCACCCCCCCTTGCACCGAGGCAATTCTCACCGCCGGCATCCGGCGGGTGGTGGTGGGTATGGTCGATCCGAACCCGCGCGTTTGCGGCCGCGGCATCGAGCGGCTGCGCACCGCCGGAATCGACGTGAGCGTCGGGGTACTCTCCGCTCGCTGCGAGCAGCTCAACGAGGCGTTTGTGTACTTTGTGCGCACCGGGCGGCCCTTCGGGGTGCTCAAGTACGCCATGACCCTGGATGGCAAGACCGCCACGCGCACCGGCCACAGCTTCTGGATCAGCGGCGAGGCGGCCCGCGCCCGCACCCACCGCTTGCGCGCTTTTGCTGATGCGGTAATCGTCGGGGGCAATACCGTGCGCCTGGATGACCCGCAACTCACCGTCCGCCTGGTAGAGGGCCGCAACCCCCTGCGCGTCGTGCTCTCGCGCACCCTGGCCTTACCGGCCGAGGCGCGTCTGTGGCTGGACCAGACTACTATCCCTACCGTGGTCTTCACCGGAGCGCAGGGCGACCCGCAGATGCGCGCCAATCTGGAGCGGCTGGGCGTGGAAGTGCAGGTGTTGGACGAACTCACCCCCGCCGCCGTGCTCGAAAAACTCGCTGCTCGCCCCTGCTTATCGGTGCTCTGGGAGTGCGGCGGCACCCTCACCTGGTCGGCTCTGACGGACGGCTCGGTGCAGAAGGTGATTTGCTTTGTCGCCCCCTGCCTGGTGGGAGGCACCCAGGCTTACACACCCATCGCCGGTGCGGGCTTCGAGAAAATGCATGAAGCGCTGCGACTGGAACAGGTGCGTTGCGAGCCCATCGGAGAAGACTGGATGGTCAGCGGCTATTTGTTTTGAAAGGACAGTCACCTGCTTCAGCGCCGGGAAAACAGGCTCCTTCGCGCAATCTTCCGCGGTCTTGTTTCAACTGTGTACTCTGACACCGGCGCTAACGGAGCAAAAAGATAAAACCAACCAGGGTCAGCAGGGCCATCGTACCGCCGATGACGAGGTCTCGCTGCGAGAGTGTCGGTGAAGTGTCCTCCCTGGGAAGCCAGCCCATCGCCCACTGCAACTGCATCCCGAGCATCTGCATACTCTGGGGCCGGTTGGCGGGGTCCTTTTCGAGGCAGGAGAGGACCACCGCCGCCAGGGCAGGCGGAAGCAGGTACGGTAGCTGGTGGGCCTGAAAGCCGGTGGGGGTGGTGTAGTTGTGGGCGTGATACCAGCCTGCGAAAGTCTCGGTTTTGGGCTTGAGGGGCATCTGGCCGGTGAGCATCTGGTAGAGCACCACCCCCAGCGAGTAGATGTCGGAGCGCGCGTCGATCGCTTCGCCGCGCAACTGCTCGGGGCTCGCGTAACCCGAGGTGCCCACGAAGCCCACCTGGGTGCCGAGGGCTAGAGAGATGTCGCTGTTGGCCTTGGCGATGCCGAAATCGAGGATCTTGACCGTCTCGCCCAGCGATTCGTCCTCGATCAAAAAGAGGTTGCCCGGCTTGATGTCGCGGTGGATGATTCCCCGGATCGTGCGGCCCTCGACAGTGGCCTGGGCGGCGTGGGCGTGCTGCAGCCCATCGCACAATTGCACCGCCAGGCGCACCGCCCGGCCGGGGGCCATCGGTCCGTGGGCCAGCACTTCCTTGAGGCTGCGGCCTTTGAGAAACTCCATCACCAGATAGGGTTGGGGGCCTTCGATGCCGTAGTCGGTCACCTGGATGATGCGCGGGTGGCTCCCTAAAATGGCGCTCAGACGCGCCTCCTCCTCGAAGCGCTGGCGCAAAAGCTTCACCACCTCGGTGTCGCCCGCAAGGCTGCAGTGCATCACCTTGAGGGCCACCACCTTGCCCGCCAGTTTGGTGTCGGCCGCCTCGTAGACGCTGCCCATGCTGCCGCCGTCGAGCCGACCGAGAAGGCGATAGCGCCCGCCGACCAACCGACCGATTGCAAAACCCTGCAGTGATTCGGAAGCCATCCCCTACCTGCCCGCTCCTGTGCAAAGCTTATAAATTTAGTAGGGAAGGGACGTTCAGCCAAAGGCGCTCAGATCGCTTCTTTCTGCTCGCGCCGGGGCCACTCGCAGGTTTCCCTGTAGGCTTCGACGTCGAACCAGAAGGTCGAACCTTGGCCCACTTTGCTTTCGATGTGGACCTGGGCGTTGTGCTTCTTGACGATATTGTCGACGATCGAAAGCCCCAGGCCCGTGCCCTCCAGGGTGTGCACCCGGTTTTCGACCCGGAAGAAGCGCTCGAAGATGCGGCGCTGGTCCTCCTCGGAGATGCCGATGCCGGTGTCGGTGACGGCGACGCGGACTCTGGCCGGGTCGTCGGTGCGGCGGGCCGAGAGGGTGACCCGCCCCCCCGGTTCGGTAAATTTAAGGGCGTTTCCGACCAGGTTGGAGAAGACCTGCTGCAGCAGGTCGTAATTGCCCAGGACCAGCGGCAGGTCGGTGGCGATGTCGCTTGCCAGTTCAATCTCGCGGTCGCGGGCGGTGAGGCGGTGGGTGCGAAGGGTCTGCTCGATGGGCTGGACGAGGTCCACCGGCTCGAAGTGGTACTCGCGGCCCGATTCTAGGCGCGAAAGATCCAGTACGTCGTTGACCAGGCGCGTCAACCGGTCGGTCTCCTGGTTGGCGGTTTTGAGAAATTCGTTCTTGGTCGAATCATCCAGGCTGTCGCCAAACTCGTACACCGTCTCGATATAGGACTTGATGCTCGAAAGCGGCGTGCGCAACTCGTGGGAGACGTTGCTGATGAACTGGCTTTTGGCCTGGTTGAGTTCGGCTTCTTTGGAGAGATCCTGAACCGTGAGCACCACGCCTTTGAGCAGGTTGTCGCCCCGGGGGGCAAGCACCGGCGAGATGAGCACCCGCAGCGTGCGCTTATCGAGGACAACCCGGCACTCGGCCTGCTCCAGGATGTTGCGCGAGACGGAGTCGAGGGGCTCCTCCACCTCGGCGCGCATGCCCACCGGCAACAGGTCCAGGATGTTCTTGCCCACCACCCTGGGTCCCCACCCAAAGATGCGCAGCATCGCCGGGTTGACCAGCAGGATGCGCAGCGAAGAATCGAGCAGGATGCCGCCGTCGGCGATTGTGGCAATAAACGTTTCGAGCTTGGCCTTCTCGGCGGTGATCTCTTCGATATTTTGTTCTTCGTAGCTCTGCAGGCGCTGGGCCATCAGGTTGAAGCTGGTGATCAGCTCACCGATTTCTCCCGGGTAAGCCAGGGTGACCCGCTGCTTGAAGTTGCCCTGGGCGATGCGCTGTACCCCCTGCACCAACTCTTTGAGCGGCTGGGTGATCGTGAGCGCGTTGAAGACCGAACCCAGAATGGCGATGATCCAGACCAGGACGAACACAGCGACGGTCACATCGCGGGTCAGGTCGGAGCGGCTCACCAGGTTGGCCTCCGGGTTGATGCCCACCAGCACGACGCCCAGCTGGCGCTCGCCGTACTCGATAGGCACAAAAATATCGGTCACCAGACCCCGGGGGGTGCGGTGCTGGCGCTTGGCGGGGAGCACCGGCGGCAGCTCAATGTGGCGGATGAGGGCGGGTACGGGGGCGTTGGCCCGAGTGTCGTTGGTGTTAAAGGGGCTGCCGTAGAGAATGTCGCCTTTGGAATCGGCGTAAAGGACGTAGAGGATGTTGTCGGCGTTGCTCGCCAGAAATTCTTCGGTAAATTCGCCCAGTTGGGGGTATTGATCGAGGGCAATCAGCGGGGCGGCGGTGGCGGCGAGTAGATTGCCCACCGCTTCGCCAAAGCGCTGGTCGCTGCGGCGGGCGTCCTCCTGGATGTAGTTGAGCGCCCAGAAAGTAAAGCTTGCCAGCACCAGCGAAATAATCAGCGCCGCCGCCGCGAGCAAACGGGTCTGGATACGGAATTCACTGAACCAGCGCTGGAGATTCTTAGAAAAATTCAAGGCCGATGCGTTTGTGATGTCCACTGCAATGACGTCATTCTGCCATATCCCCATCGGTCGGATCGCACCTGGCCGGACGGGCGCCAATACTGCTATTCTCTTGCGGGAACAGGGAATCGCAATGAGTATTGTACGGCGTCGATTGCTGCTTTTGGGGGGATTCAGTCTGGGGGCGGTGGGCGTGGGCGTCGCCGCGGCCAGGCTGTGGCCCGCCGGAGAGGCTCGACCTACTGCTACCCCCGGTGCCGACAACGCCCAGGCCGCCCTCCTCCGGCCTGTCGGTCCCCAGGGCATGTTTGCCCCGCCGCGGGGCGATGTGCGGCTGGTGGTGATTAGCGATCTCAATAGCTACTACGGTTCGGTGGAGTACGAACCGCAGGTCACCCGCGCGGTCGCCCTGATCCCGGGCTGGAAGCCCGACATCGTCCTGTGCGGGGGCGACCTGGTGGCGGGACAGTCGCCGTCGCTCAAGCGCGAGCGGCTGCTGGCGATGTGGGCCGCCTACGACCGGCTCATCGGCGCACCGCTGCGCAAGGCGCGATTGCCCTTCGGCTTCACCGTCGGCAACCACGACGCCTCCTGCGAGCGGGCCATCCGGGGCAGTTATCTCTACAAACTGGAGCGCGACGTCACCGCGGGCTACTGGCGCGACCCCGCCCACGATCCGGGGCTTGCCTTCGTCGACCGGGGCGAATTCCCGTTCTATTACACCTTCGCCGCCAACGATATTTTCTATCTGGTCTGGGACGCCTCCTGTGCGCGCATCCCCGCCGAGCAACTGGCCTGGGCCGAAAAAGCCCTGGCAAGCGCCCCCGCCCAGAACGCGAAGTTGCGCGTCGCCATCGGCCATCTGCCCCTGTACGCGGTGGCGGTGGGCCGCGACGAACCGGGCGAAATTCTTGACAATGCCGAGAAACTGCGGGCGCTATTGGAGCGCTACCGCGTGCACACCTACATCAGCGGCCACCACCACTCCTACTACCCCGCCTACCGGGGGCAGTTGCAACTGCTCCACGCCGGTGCCCTGGGTTCCGGTCCCCGTCCGCTCATCGACGGCAACCTCCGGCCCTGGCACCCGCTCACAGTCATCGACATCGACATGGCCACTCTCGCAACGACTTACACCACCTACGACATGGAGACGCTCAAGGTCTTCGATGTTGCCAGGCTGCCCCGGATGCTCACCGGACCCACCGGTGCTGTCTTCCGCCGCGACGTGCGCTGGGAAGATCTCAGCGCCGCCGAGCGCAAGCGCTGCCTCGATCAGCTGGGCGAAAAAGGGTGCCGCTAGGGCCATTTTGCCGGAGGGGTCAACCGTTATAATGCGGCGAGATTGAAGCGATGCGCGTGCGCCACCGAAGCCGGGTCTTCATCCCCAATCTAGCGATGCTGCCCCCACCACAACGCTCCTTGTGGGCGGAGCTGGGCGCCACACCGGAAGCCTTCGCGCTCTACGGCGGCACAGCGCTCGCGCTGCACCTGGGGCACCGCACATCGGTCGATTTCGATTTTTTCGCCAATGCCCCCTTCGATCCCGATCAGCTCGCTTACACGCTGCCCTATCTTAAAGGCGCGGAACGGGTTCAGCTTGCCCCCAACACGCTGACCTGCCGCGTCGAGCGCGGCGGCCCGGTGCTGGTATCATTTTTCGGCGGCCTCGGTTTGGGGCAGGTAGCGCCTCACGATCAAGTGCAGGCCATGTCGCTGCAGGTAGCTTCGCTGCTGGATATTGCCGGTACCAAAGTGGCCGTGGTGCAAAAGCGAGCGGAAATCAAGGATTATCTTGATATCGACGCTCTGCTGCAGCACGGAATTGACCTGCCGACGGCACTGGCAGCCGGTGCGGTCGTGTATGGGCGCAGCTTCAACCCGCTGATCGCCCTCAAGGCGCTGAGCTACTTCGACGATTTGCCCACCTTGCCCACCGCAGTTCGGGCGCGGCTCAGTGCAGCAGTCACAGCGGTCAATGTAAACCAATTACCAGTACTGACCCCCTATATCGAACGACCGAATCAGGAGTTTAGGCGATGAAACCAATGCCACAGACACCGGAATTGTTGGCGGTCGCTGAGCGCGTGGTGTGGTTCAAGCCCCCGGCCGAGGCGTTGGCAGAGCCATTGCATTTTCTGGCGCACGTCATGACTTACGGTACGCCCGAGGACTTGCGGGCACTGCAGGGCACTGTGGGGCTGAACGAGTACTGTGAAGTCCTCGACAACACACCGCCGGGTGTGTTCGATGCCCGTTCCTGGGCCTACTGGAACCTCCTATGCGGGCGCGACCCCGCACCGCCCTTGCCTTTGCGGCAGGGCTTGCACCCATCCCGCCCAAAAACCTAGCTGCGCCCACAATGGCGCGGGTGGCAGGGCTTTCTGTTTGTTCAATCGTGGCGCCTTTTAGGCCGTTTTGCCGGAGGGGTCAACCGTTATAATGCGGCGAGATTGAAGCGATGCGCGTGCGCCACCGAAGCCGGGTCCACTTGATGACCGCCGCCAGCCTGTTGCTTTTGGCCCGGAGCCTTCCGGCTGCAAGCGGCGACGTCAATAGCGATGGCCGCGTAGACGATCTCGATGTGCGCATCGTCGAGCAGTACCTGCGCGGCGATCTGCTGCTGCAAAACGACCAGATTAAAGCTGCCGACGCCGACGGCGACGGCAAGGTGACCCGCAACGACCGCGACTTGCTCAAGCGGCGGCTGGATGGGATTACGGTCAAATCCGGCCCGGCAAGCCAGCTGGAATTGCAGAGCGTCAGCGGCGGTGTCGTGCTCGACAAGACCACCGGCAAACCGCTCGCCGGTGTGGAAGTGTCGCTGCCCGACGAAGGGATCACCGTGCGCACCGATACCCAGGGCCGCTTCAAGCTCGCCCGCGCCCCGGCAGGCAAGATCCTCACCGCCAAAGCTTCCAGCTACGCACCCCAGTCGATCACCCTCGCCCGCGGCGGCAGCGGCGGCTACCGGCTGTTGCTCGAACAGTTGAACCCCCAGTTGATGGTGGTCGACGATAACCTCTACCACCTGGGCAACGACGACTTCGATCCCAATTCGGCAGGGGCTTTGCAATTCAACCTGCGCAGCATCGGCGGCCGGTTTGAGAAAACCTTCGAACTGACAAGCTTTCCGCGCGAGGATCTGACGCTGCGCATCGGCTCGCTGATTGGCCTCGACACGCCCGAATCGGTGGCGGCGGGCCAGTCGGGCCTCACCGACCGCATCCTGCCCAGAGGCGGCCTGCGCATCTTCCTCAACGGCTCGGCCATCGAGCGGCTGGTCCTCAACGGCGACAACATCGAGGTCAAACTGCCCCGCTGGCTGTTGCAGCGCGGCAGCAACCGGCTGATGTTGAGTGTCGATCCCTACGACCAGAACAATATATCTATATCCAAGCCTGTCACCGGCCTGTACGGCACGGCGACCCGCAGCAGCTTCGATCTGGATGATCTAGAATTTGCCCATCTAGTGATCGTCGATCCGACCGGATCGCTCGTCGACGGCAAGCTGGAGGGCGAACTCGGTAAAAAGCCGTCGCCGCCCGGTCCCTGAACTCGGGAGGTGCCTCGTGCGCCAAATTGTATATTTATTTGTTTGCCTGGGCCTCTGGACGGCGGGAGCCGCGGTCCGGGCGACGAGCGGCGACGTCAACGGCGACGGCCGCGTCGATGCGGGCGACATCCGCCTCATCGATGCGTACCTGGAAGGCTCGCTGCTGCTGCAGGACGAGCAGATCAAAGCCGCCGACGCCGACGGCGACGGCAAGATCACCGCCACCGACCGCGAGATGCTCGACAGGCGCCTTTCGGGTCTTGCGGTGGGGTCCGCGGCACCTGGCCGCAGCGCGAGCCGGGGTCAGGCGGATCTGACCAGTGCCGACGGCGGTGTGGTGGTGGATAAGACCACCGGCAGGCCGCTTGCAGGCGTCGAAGTGTCGCTGCCGGACGAAAAGATCACCGTGCGCACCGATTCCCAGGGCCGTTTTCGCTTACCTGGCACCTCCTCCGGCAAAATTCTCTCGGCCCGCGCCGAGAACTACGTGCCTGCTTCTGTGACCA
Protein-coding sequences here:
- a CDS encoding DUF2808 domain-containing protein, with the protein product MLKCSLRWLMAASLVLAAGVSPVQAQSGFCLVGCARDADLILNYKVEDRSHDYTSDRYFLWIKPQKIAVREVQVIAGPDFDGQFNTKFVEVASRTSGKSYTVEDVNWDQDLRALTVVLASPIPASEEIQLVLSQVVNPSSEGIYKLNARVLGTEPNPIYRYVGTWAITIE
- a CDS encoding 5-(carboxyamino)imidazole ribonucleotide synthase, encoding MGNGALEAELVRLAARRMGLPTVGIVGGGQLGRMMALAGHALGLRLVVLDPDPAGPASQVVPVSLEGALDDIESLRSLARITDIVTFENEWVEPRLVAQLEAEGHRVWPTSRTLARVQDKLHQRTHLAAAGLPVPRFAAAQDLAAVQAWGGGWPLVLKTRLQGYDGHGVRIVEDPAHLKNAWEALAGQPLMVEAFVPFERELAVMVARSPAGEVRSYPVVETRQRQHVCHTVIAPAPVDEAIRKRAGAVARAAVEAVEGVGIFGVELFVDARGAVSVNELAPRPHNSGHYTLDACTTSQFEQHLRAVLGWPLADPAMHSPAAVMVNILAEIDAPEAEPDLAAALAFAGVKVHWYGKRGARPGRKLGHITAVAHDPAVAYERAIAAREALGI
- the purE gene encoding 5-(carboxyamino)imidazole ribonucleotide mutase, with product MAANPRVGIIMGSDSDLPTMKAAAEVCAEFEVPYSVAIVSAHRTPGRMFEFAASAHSRGLKVIVAGAGGAAHLPGMVAALTPLPVIGVPVPVTALGGVDALYSIVQMPAGIPVATVAIGNARNAGLLAVQILATADPVLQQKMIAYRERLRAAVEKKQARLEELGWRDYEP
- the ribD gene encoding bifunctional diaminohydroxyphosphoribosylaminopyrimidine deaminase/5-amino-6-(5-phosphoribosylamino)uracil reductase RibD encodes the protein MSDENWMERCLTLAEQAWGRTTPNPLVGAVVVQDGQAVGEGFHPKAGAPHAEVFALRAAGDLAYGATLYVNLEPCNHHGRTPPCTEAILTAGIRRVVVGMVDPNPRVCGRGIERLRTAGIDVSVGVLSARCEQLNEAFVYFVRTGRPFGVLKYAMTLDGKTATRTGHSFWISGEAARARTHRLRAFADAVIVGGNTVRLDDPQLTVRLVEGRNPLRVVLSRTLALPAEARLWLDQTTIPTVVFTGAQGDPQMRANLERLGVEVQVLDELTPAAVLEKLAARPCLSVLWECGGTLTWSALTDGSVQKVICFVAPCLVGGTQAYTPIAGAGFEKMHEALRLEQVRCEPIGEDWMVSGYLF
- a CDS encoding serine/threonine-protein kinase produces the protein MASESLQGFAIGRLVGGRYRLLGRLDGGSMGSVYEAADTKLAGKVVALKVMHCSLAGDTEVVKLLRQRFEEEARLSAILGSHPRIIQVTDYGIEGPQPYLVMEFLKGRSLKEVLAHGPMAPGRAVRLAVQLCDGLQHAHAAQATVEGRTIRGIIHRDIKPGNLFLIEDESLGETVKILDFGIAKANSDISLALGTQVGFVGTSGYASPEQLRGEAIDARSDIYSLGVVLYQMLTGQMPLKPKTETFAGWYHAHNYTTPTGFQAHQLPYLLPPALAAVVLSCLEKDPANRPQSMQMLGMQLQWAMGWLPREDTSPTLSQRDLVIGGTMALLTLVGFIFLLR
- a CDS encoding HAMP domain-containing sensor histidine kinase; its protein translation is MNFSKNLQRWFSEFRIQTRLLAAAALIISLVLASFTFWALNYIQEDARRSDQRFGEAVGNLLAATAAPLIALDQYPQLGEFTEEFLASNADNILYVLYADSKGDILYGSPFNTNDTRANAPVPALIRHIELPPVLPAKRQHRTPRGLVTDIFVPIEYGERQLGVVLVGINPEANLVSRSDLTRDVTVAVFVLVWIIAILGSVFNALTITQPLKELVQGVQRIAQGNFKQRVTLAYPGEIGELITSFNLMAQRLQSYEEQNIEEITAEKAKLETFIATIADGGILLDSSLRILLVNPAMLRIFGWGPRVVGKNILDLLPVGMRAEVEEPLDSVSRNILEQAECRVVLDKRTLRVLISPVLAPRGDNLLKGVVLTVQDLSKEAELNQAKSQFISNVSHELRTPLSSIKSYIETVYEFGDSLDDSTKNEFLKTANQETDRLTRLVNDVLDLSRLESGREYHFEPVDLVQPIEQTLRTHRLTARDREIELASDIATDLPLVLGNYDLLQQVFSNLVGNALKFTEPGGRVTLSARRTDDPARVRVAVTDTGIGISEEDQRRIFERFFRVENRVHTLEGTGLGLSIVDNIVKKHNAQVHIESKVGQGSTFWFDVEAYRETCEWPRREQKEAI
- a CDS encoding metallophosphoesterase family protein; the encoded protein is MSIVRRRLLLLGGFSLGAVGVGVAAARLWPAGEARPTATPGADNAQAALLRPVGPQGMFAPPRGDVRLVVISDLNSYYGSVEYEPQVTRAVALIPGWKPDIVLCGGDLVAGQSPSLKRERLLAMWAAYDRLIGAPLRKARLPFGFTVGNHDASCERAIRGSYLYKLERDVTAGYWRDPAHDPGLAFVDRGEFPFYYTFAANDIFYLVWDASCARIPAEQLAWAEKALASAPAQNAKLRVAIGHLPLYAVAVGRDEPGEILDNAEKLRALLERYRVHTYISGHHHSYYPAYRGQLQLLHAGALGSGPRPLIDGNLRPWHPLTVIDIDMATLATTYTTYDMETLKVFDVARLPRMLTGPTGAVFRRDVRWEDLSAAERKRCLDQLGEKGCR
- a CDS encoding nucleotidyl transferase AbiEii/AbiGii toxin family protein, which encodes MRVRHRSRVFIPNLAMLPPPQRSLWAELGATPEAFALYGGTALALHLGHRTSVDFDFFANAPFDPDQLAYTLPYLKGAERVQLAPNTLTCRVERGGPVLVSFFGGLGLGQVAPHDQVQAMSLQVASLLDIAGTKVAVVQKRAEIKDYLDIDALLQHGIDLPTALAAGAVVYGRSFNPLIALKALSYFDDLPTLPTAVRARLSAAVTAVNVNQLPVLTPYIERPNQEFRR
- a CDS encoding dockerin type I domain-containing protein; the encoded protein is MRHRSRVHLMTAASLLLLARSLPAASGDVNSDGRVDDLDVRIVEQYLRGDLLLQNDQIKAADADGDGKVTRNDRDLLKRRLDGITVKSGPASQLELQSVSGGVVLDKTTGKPLAGVEVSLPDEGITVRTDTQGRFKLARAPAGKILTAKASSYAPQSITLARGGSGGYRLLLEQLNPQLMVVDDNLYHLGNDDFDPNSAGALQFNLRSIGGRFEKTFELTSFPREDLTLRIGSLIGLDTPESVAAGQSGLTDRILPRGGLRIFLNGSAIERLVLNGDNIEVKLPRWLLQRGSNRLMLSVDPYDQNNISISKPVTGLYGTATRSSFDLDDLEFAHLVIVDPTGSLVDGKLEGELGKKPSPPGP